In Desulfocurvus vexinensis DSM 17965, one DNA window encodes the following:
- a CDS encoding AAA family ATPase: MIVSFSLENWMSFRNQVTFSMVASRERQHGDRVPKLGKYQTRVLPVAAIYGGNASGKTNFFKALSFAKALVVKGTQPDSLIPVEPFRLDAKVADQPSRFGFELLIDEIIYEFSFAVTRKAVLEEKLVAITSTSEKVLYHRRDGKPNFDDSLAKDQFLQFAFKGTRDNQLFLTNSVSQKVDNFRPVYDWFKDTLELVAPDSRFEPFEQFLDEGHPLYSTMNEMLPQLDTGIAHLGGEEIPFENIPLPEPLKTKLQEDVKEGMTVRLLTEPINERFVVTRKGGELIAKKLVTYHPKADGTEAKFEIRQESDGSQRVIDLLPAFLELSAQVSKKVYVIDEVDRSLHTLLTRRLLEAYLTNCSTETRTQLLLTTHDVLLMDQQLLRRDEMWVAERDATGASNLLSFSEYKDVRYDKDIRKSYLQGRLGGIPRILLGGALTNPCLTEESEGDD, encoded by the coding sequence ATGATAGTCAGTTTCTCACTCGAAAACTGGATGTCCTTCCGCAACCAGGTCACATTTTCGATGGTCGCCAGCAGGGAGCGCCAGCATGGAGACAGGGTTCCCAAGCTCGGCAAGTACCAGACGAGAGTTCTTCCGGTTGCGGCAATTTATGGTGGCAACGCGTCGGGCAAGACCAACTTTTTCAAGGCCCTGAGTTTCGCCAAGGCGCTGGTCGTCAAAGGAACCCAGCCCGACAGCCTGATTCCTGTCGAGCCGTTCCGGCTGGACGCCAAGGTGGCCGATCAGCCGTCACGGTTTGGCTTCGAGTTGCTGATCGACGAGATCATTTACGAGTTCAGCTTCGCGGTGACCCGCAAGGCGGTTCTGGAAGAGAAGCTGGTGGCCATTACGAGCACCAGTGAAAAGGTGCTCTACCACCGTCGGGACGGAAAGCCCAACTTCGATGATTCCCTGGCCAAGGACCAGTTCCTCCAGTTCGCCTTCAAAGGGACCCGGGACAACCAACTCTTTCTGACCAACTCGGTTTCCCAGAAGGTCGACAATTTCCGGCCGGTCTACGACTGGTTCAAGGACACACTCGAGCTGGTCGCGCCCGATTCTCGCTTCGAACCTTTCGAGCAGTTCCTCGACGAGGGGCATCCGCTCTACTCGACCATGAACGAGATGCTGCCGCAGCTCGACACCGGCATCGCGCACCTGGGTGGCGAGGAGATCCCTTTCGAGAACATTCCGCTGCCCGAGCCACTGAAGACCAAGCTGCAGGAAGACGTCAAGGAAGGCATGACCGTTCGTCTGCTGACCGAGCCGATCAACGAGCGATTTGTGGTGACCCGCAAAGGTGGTGAACTGATCGCCAAGAAGCTGGTGACCTATCATCCGAAGGCGGACGGCACGGAAGCCAAGTTCGAGATCCGTCAGGAGTCGGACGGCTCACAGCGGGTGATCGATCTACTGCCCGCGTTTCTTGAGCTGTCGGCCCAGGTCTCGAAGAAGGTCTACGTGATCGACGAGGTCGACCGTAGCCTGCACACGCTGCTGACACGCAGATTGCTCGAAGCGTACCTCACCAATTGCTCCACGGAAACCAGAACGCAGTTGCTGTTGACCACCCATGACGTGCTGCTCATGGATCAGCAACTCCTGCGCCGTGACGAGATGTGGGTAGCCGAAAGAGATGCCACCGGAGCTTCGAACCTGCTCTCCTTCAGCGAGTACAAGGATGTCCGATACGACAAGGACATCCGCAAGAGCTACCTGCAGGGGCGACTGGGTGGAATTCCCCGGATTCTCTTGGGAGGCGCTTTGACCAATCCCTGCCTCACCGAGGAAAGTGAGGGGGATGACTGA
- a CDS encoding RloB family protein has translation MPPKRRRFQRPLGERRYRKLFVIAVEGVKTEPQYFAIFNDQQSVIRVNCLKGSHDSSPPQVLKRMEDHLRQEELRSSDEAWLVVDKDQWTDEQLDQLHAWAQARDNYGFALSNPKFEYWLLLHFEDGTGIASSRDCSDRLKRHLPGYDKGIDARKITRDRIDEAIRRARLRDNPPCADWPRALGGTTVYKLVENILQV, from the coding sequence ATGCCACCGAAGAGACGCAGATTCCAGAGACCCCTCGGCGAGCGTCGCTACCGCAAACTGTTCGTGATCGCGGTGGAAGGCGTGAAGACCGAGCCGCAGTATTTCGCCATCTTCAATGACCAACAGTCGGTGATCCGGGTGAACTGCCTCAAAGGCAGTCATGATAGTTCTCCTCCGCAGGTACTGAAGCGGATGGAGGACCATCTCCGGCAGGAGGAACTGAGATCCTCCGACGAAGCCTGGCTCGTGGTGGACAAGGATCAGTGGACCGACGAACAGTTGGACCAGCTTCATGCCTGGGCTCAGGCACGCGACAATTACGGCTTCGCCCTCAGCAACCCCAAGTTCGAATACTGGTTGCTGCTTCATTTCGAGGACGGCACCGGCATCGCATCGTCACGGGATTGCAGCGACCGGCTGAAGCGGCATCTTCCCGGTTACGACAAGGGGATCGACGCACGCAAGATCACCCGCGACCGAATCGATGAGGCCATCCGCCGCGCCAGGCTGCGCGACAATCCTCCCTGTGCCGACTGGCCACGAGCCCTTGGCGGCACCACGGTTTACAAGCTGGTCGAAAACATTCTCCAGGTCTGA